The genomic region CCACATACCCGCCGCGGCGGCCCACATGGCGTAGCGGTCGTTGACCGACCGGTCGGGGGCGCTGGTCACCTCGGTGATGCTGGTGAGCCGCTGCGAGACCATCTCCGACCCGACGCCGAAACCACCCACCAGGACGACCCCGGCGGCGCCCAGCACCGCCAGCGCGCGGACGGCCTGCCGGAACCCGGTGAGGGCGATCACGGCGAGGGCCCCGGCGGCCGTCGCGATCCACGCTCCGCGGCTGAAGGACAGCGTGAGCGGGACGAGCAGCAGCGCGGCGGTCACGGGGGCCCACGGCCTCAGGCGGCGCGGTGTGCCGGCGGGGGGCCGGAGCGCGTACGCGGCTGCCGCCACCAGGCCGTAGCCGACGACCGTGGCCATCCCCATGACATCGCTGGGGCCGAACGTGCCGACAGCGCGGATGTCCTCCCCCATGTAGGAGGCGCCGGTGCCGGTGACGTACTGGTGTACCCCCGTGGCGCCCTGGACGACCGCCAGCAGGACGAGCGCGCCCGCGACGGCCCGGAACCCGGAGGCGTCCCTGACCAGCAGAAGGACAGCGGCCGGTACGAGGACGAAGATCTGCAGGTACCGCACGAACCCCGGCAGTGCCGCCACCGGGTCCGTGGCGGTGACCGTGGCCAGGGCGAGGCCGACGGCCGGGAGCCCCAGCACGACCGCCGCGGCCGGGGTGAGCGGACGCCGCCGGAGGAACAGCAGGCAGCCCGCGCAGACGAGGACGGCCACCCCCGAGAGGAGATCGGCCGCAGGCACGCCCGCCACCGTCCAGGGTGACGTGTCGTCGGCCGGGACGGCCACGAGCAGGACGGTCGCGATCAGCGGCAGCAACGGCCAACGGTCGCCCCACCTGTGAGGGGGCGCCTTCTCCCGGGCTGCCGGAACGACGGGCGGCGAGGCCACGATGAGGGTCACGGTTCAGCTGCCTCCGAGCCGGAACACCGAGCCGGCCGTGCGCGCCAGCACGCACATGTCCTGCCAGAGCGACCATGTCTCGATGTACCGGTTGTCGAAGCGCGCCCGGTCCTCGATCGAGGTGTCACCGCGCAGGCCGTGCACCTGGGCCAGTCCCGTGATACCGACGGGCATCCGGTGGCGGGACCGGTAACCGGGATGCGCGAGGCTGAACTGCTGGACGAAATAGGGGCGTTCGGGGCGCGGACCGACCAGGCTCATGTCGCCGCGTACGACGTTCCACAGCTGCGGCAGCTCATCGAGCGACGTCCTGCGCAGAAAACGGCCGACGCGGCTCATGCGCCGGTCCGACGAGACGTTCCACCGGGTGGCCGACTCGTGCGCGTCGGCGGGACGCAGCGTGCGGAACTTCAGCAGGACGAAGGGCCGCCCGTATCCGCCGATGCGTTCCTGGCGGAAGATGACGCCCGGGCCGTCGCACAGACGCACGGCCAGCGCGCAGGCGGCCATCACCGGGGACGCCGCGACCAGGGCCCCCATGGCCAGGACGGCGTCCATGGCCCGCTTCACCCGGTGCGCCACCGGGCGGTGGGCTCCGGCATGCAGCGAGTGGGCCGTGAAACCCCACACATGGTCCGGCCGGGGCGCGTTCCGGTACCGGGCGACCGGCGCCTGATCCGTGATCAGCCACACCCGGCAGCCGTGCCGTGCGAACAGGGCGAAGAGCTCCGCCCCGTCGGAAGCGGCTTCGGGAGGGACCGTGAAGACGGCGTGCCGCACGGAGTTCTGCACGACCGCCCGGCCGGCGTCCTGCACCGACGTCAGGACGGGCAGCGGGGACCCACCCGTGGGCGCGTCCGCCGACCCGTCCACGGGTGGGCCGGATCCCGTCACCCGGCCGACCGGCCGCATCCCGTACCGCGTGTGCTCCTGCAGCACGGCGACGACGCGGTCGGCGAACGGACCCTCGCCCACCACCAGGGTGGACCGCGGATTGCGCGCGGCCGACCAGAGCCGGGACCGGTGGACCACGGCGCGTGCCCCGCAGCTCACCAGGGTCTGGAGGCCGGCCGCGCACGCGAGCGCCGTCCACCCGGCGGCGAGGCGCGGGTCGTACACGGACACCGCCTCGGCGACGACGTACCACTGCACCACGGCCAGCCCCGCCAGCGCGGGCAGTTCGGCCAGGGCCGAGGGGGAGAGTCCGGTGCGGTAGAGGCCCCGGTACGCGTTGAGGAGCAGCTGGACGGCCGCCTGCAGGAGGGCGGCGACCGGCGGCCAGGGCCCGGGGGCGATCAGAGCCAGTGCCAGGCCGAGTGCGAGAACGTCGGAGGCCACGAGCGCCGCCGGGGCCCGGCCCCGGCGGCCTGCCGCGGTCCGTGGGGCGGGAGCGTCCTCCCTGCCGCTGCGCGGCGGACGGATCGCGGTAGCGGCGCGCCGTACGGCGGTTGCCTGGGCGGCTCGGGGGACAGGTGCA from Streptomyces sp. QL37 harbors:
- a CDS encoding O-antigen ligase family protein, with protein sequence MTLIVASPPVVPAAREKAPPHRWGDRWPLLPLIATVLLVAVPADDTSPWTVAGVPAADLLSGVAVLVCAGCLLFLRRRPLTPAAAVVLGLPAVGLALATVTATDPVAALPGFVRYLQIFVLVPAAVLLLVRDASGFRAVAGALVLLAVVQGATGVHQYVTGTGASYMGEDIRAVGTFGPSDVMGMATVVGYGLVAAAAYALRPPAGTPRRLRPWAPVTAALLLVPLTLSFSRGAWIATAAGALAVIALTGFRQAVRALAVLGAAGVVLVGGFGVGSEMVSQRLTSITEVTSAPDRSVNDRYAMWAAAAGMWRERPAAGVGLKGFPAHRDGHASIGLSAGSDTAGAGQEFRKQPLLSPHNMYLLVLGEQGLIGFTALVGSWAALLAAGVRRLVLARARGAAAVDCGLVAVGLMTWQTVDFLYADIGGPSTVLTGIVLGLAAWWALAEPERTTGA
- a CDS encoding sugar transferase; this encodes MTTESAPVPRAAQATAVRRAATAIRPPRSGREDAPAPRTAAGRRGRAPAALVASDVLALGLALALIAPGPWPPVAALLQAAVQLLLNAYRGLYRTGLSPSALAELPALAGLAVVQWYVVAEAVSVYDPRLAAGWTALACAAGLQTLVSCGARAVVHRSRLWSAARNPRSTLVVGEGPFADRVVAVLQEHTRYGMRPVGRVTGSGPPVDGSADAPTGGSPLPVLTSVQDAGRAVVQNSVRHAVFTVPPEAASDGAELFALFARHGCRVWLITDQAPVARYRNAPRPDHVWGFTAHSLHAGAHRPVAHRVKRAMDAVLAMGALVAASPVMAACALAVRLCDGPGVIFRQERIGGYGRPFVLLKFRTLRPADAHESATRWNVSSDRRMSRVGRFLRRTSLDELPQLWNVVRGDMSLVGPRPERPYFVQQFSLAHPGYRSRHRMPVGITGLAQVHGLRGDTSIEDRARFDNRYIETWSLWQDMCVLARTAGSVFRLGGS